A region of Bacteroidota bacterium DNA encodes the following proteins:
- the ybeY gene encoding rRNA maturation RNase YbeY encodes MSRSEINFINERIKFELRNRSRIKKWITGVIVKEKHEPGTICYVFCSDKYLVGVNKKYLKHNYYTDIITFDYAESKAGKGNKKMISGDIFISIDRVKENARLLGTQFDDELRRVIIHGVLHLMGYNDKTKTGQKEMRHKEDIYIKHFH; translated from the coding sequence ATGTCCCGATCAGAAATAAATTTTATAAACGAAAGGATTAAATTTGAGCTGAGAAACAGATCGCGGATAAAAAAATGGATAACAGGTGTTATTGTAAAAGAAAAGCATGAGCCAGGGACGATTTGTTATGTGTTTTGCAGTGATAAATACCTTGTCGGAGTAAACAAAAAATATTTAAAGCACAATTATTACACCGACATTATAACCTTTGATTATGCTGAATCCAAAGCAGGAAAAGGTAATAAAAAGATGATTTCGGGCGATATATTCATTAGCATTGACAGAGTTAAAGAAAATGCACGGCTTTTAGGCACGCAATTTGATGACGAGTTAAGGAGAGTTATAATACATGGGGTACTTCACCTTATGGGTTATAACGATAAAACCAAAACGGGCCAAAAGGAAATGAGACATAAGGAAGATATATATATTAAACATTTCCACTAA
- a CDS encoding iron-sulfur cluster-binding protein, whose protein sequence is MEQQDTFLDDAEKKTFDAEHHRKLLFNIAQYDKKVVDGKKQYSNLELAKTRAAALKHKVIENLERYLTDFESAFKKRGGQVIWAQDVVEAMSEINRILKKANTKTVVKAKSMTTEEIHFNHALEKEGIESIETDLGEYIVQLRKEPPYHIVTPAMHLSKEDVAKTFSETQGTPINWTPQDIVAHVRKLLREKYTKAEAGVTGGNFLIADIGAVAVTENEGNALNSVAHPKINIAVVGIEKIIPTLMDLDLFWPLLATHGTGQNLTVYNNILTGPRQAGETDGPEEMYVVLLDNGRTELLAQTEQRRALSCIRCGACLNGCPIYKNIGGHAYGTTYSGPIGSVISPFFNGIDEFKHLSFASSLCGKCTEVCPVKIDLHHLLLLNRKDFVEEGHKTKSEDIIWYAWKAAMMKRKAMERGGAKMKNFILKRFFKKTWGERRALPTVARKSFNELWKERTGLK, encoded by the coding sequence ATGGAACAACAGGATACTTTTTTAGATGATGCCGAAAAGAAAACGTTTGATGCCGAACATCATCGTAAGCTGCTGTTCAATATCGCGCAGTATGATAAAAAAGTTGTAGATGGTAAAAAGCAATACAGCAACCTGGAGTTGGCCAAAACCCGTGCCGCTGCATTGAAGCACAAGGTCATCGAAAACCTGGAGCGCTACTTAACAGATTTTGAGAGTGCCTTTAAAAAGCGCGGAGGCCAGGTTATTTGGGCTCAGGATGTCGTAGAGGCAATGTCAGAAATAAACAGGATCTTAAAAAAAGCGAATACGAAAACCGTTGTCAAGGCTAAATCAATGACAACGGAAGAAATACACTTTAACCATGCGCTCGAAAAGGAGGGTATTGAAAGCATTGAAACGGACCTGGGCGAATATATTGTACAACTTCGCAAAGAGCCTCCTTATCATATTGTAACTCCTGCCATGCACCTTTCCAAAGAAGATGTGGCTAAAACATTCAGCGAAACACAAGGCACACCAATTAATTGGACGCCACAGGATATTGTGGCGCATGTGCGTAAATTGCTGAGAGAAAAATATACAAAAGCCGAAGCGGGTGTGACGGGCGGTAATTTTTTAATAGCCGACATCGGCGCGGTTGCCGTTACTGAAAATGAAGGTAACGCGCTGAATTCTGTCGCGCACCCTAAAATTAATATTGCTGTTGTCGGGATTGAAAAAATCATCCCGACACTAATGGACCTCGATTTGTTCTGGCCTCTTCTGGCAACACACGGCACAGGCCAGAATCTGACGGTATACAATAATATACTTACGGGTCCTCGTCAGGCCGGAGAGACCGATGGACCGGAAGAGATGTATGTTGTGCTGTTGGATAATGGACGGACAGAATTACTTGCCCAAACAGAACAGCGTCGGGCATTATCATGCATACGCTGCGGAGCCTGTTTGAACGGATGTCCCATTTATAAAAATATTGGGGGACACGCTTACGGAACCACATACAGTGGGCCTATTGGTTCTGTGATCAGTCCGTTCTTTAATGGCATAGATGAGTTTAAACACCTGAGTTTTGCTTCGAGCCTTTGCGGAAAATGCACAGAGGTTTGTCCTGTTAAAATCGACCTGCACCATTTGCTTTTGTTGAACCGTAAAGATTTTGTTGAAGAAGGGCACAAAACCAAATCGGAAGATATTATCTGGTATGCCTGGAAAGCCGCGATGATGAAACGAAAAGCGATGGAAAGGGGGGGGGCAAAAATGAAAAATTTTATTCTAAAGCGGTTCTTCAAAAAAACCTGGGGCGAGCGGAGGGCGCTGCCTACTGTAGCACGCAAATCGTTTAATGAACTATGGAAGGAGCGAACCGGCCTGAAATAA
- a CDS encoding M28 family peptidase has product MLGKIRLWIIGCQLSVVLVLYSHSLISQNKEPLQIRYANSIMGDNLRKHLSVLASDEYEGRETGERGQKMAASYIAAQFKEGRLRPGVGDTSYFQRFPLDVQYKKEVFLKINNKDYAADKNYLAFYGLSAQIIEAKEIVFAGYGIDDLNYSDYKKASVENKVVMVFDGEPMDTDSIYFVSKTKKLTAWSTGFRKKEEIARNKNAKILLVVVANIDSAFKQYRHRIEAKSMKLKNDSVKKKEKIPVIFISKQMANIMLATKGADINKWEEKISSKKETFSKTVKADIKITIAVDEKTVNSENVLGYIEGSDLKEELVVLTAHYDHLGVHDGKVYNGADDDGSGTVSVIELSKAFALAKKEGAGPRRSILFMTVAGEEKGLLGSEYYAENPVYPMKNTVVDLNIDMIGRVDDRHKDSVDYIYIIGADKLSSELHKVSEDANKQYCKLMLDYTYNDMHDANRFYYRSDHYNFAKKNIPVIFYFNGTHADYHQEKDEISKINFELMEKRARLVFYTAWELANRNERIKVDVKQ; this is encoded by the coding sequence ATGTTAGGGAAAATTCGGTTATGGATTATTGGTTGTCAATTGTCGGTTGTTTTAGTGCTGTACTCTCATTCTTTAATTTCCCAAAATAAAGAGCCCCTGCAGATTCGTTATGCGAATTCAATTATGGGAGATAATTTACGAAAGCATCTTTCTGTTTTGGCTTCCGATGAATATGAGGGAAGAGAAACAGGCGAGAGAGGACAAAAAATGGCTGCAAGTTATATTGCTGCGCAATTTAAGGAAGGAAGGCTGCGGCCCGGAGTAGGTGATACAAGTTATTTTCAGCGATTTCCGCTGGATGTACAATACAAAAAAGAGGTATTTCTTAAAATAAATAATAAAGATTACGCTGCGGATAAAAATTACCTGGCTTTTTACGGATTAAGCGCACAAATAATTGAAGCTAAAGAAATTGTTTTTGCCGGTTATGGGATTGACGACCTTAATTATTCCGATTATAAAAAAGCAAGTGTTGAGAATAAAGTAGTTATGGTGTTTGATGGAGAACCCATGGACACAGACTCGATTTATTTTGTTTCAAAAACAAAAAAGCTAACTGCATGGTCAACCGGTTTTCGTAAAAAGGAAGAAATTGCAAGAAATAAAAACGCGAAAATATTGTTGGTCGTTGTCGCTAATATTGATTCTGCGTTTAAACAATACAGACATCGCATAGAAGCAAAAAGCATGAAATTGAAAAATGATTCTGTAAAGAAAAAAGAAAAAATACCGGTTATTTTTATATCAAAACAAATGGCCAATATAATGTTAGCTACGAAGGGTGCAGACATTAACAAATGGGAAGAAAAGATCAGCAGCAAAAAAGAAACATTTTCAAAAACAGTAAAAGCAGACATTAAAATAACCATTGCTGTTGATGAAAAAACAGTTAACTCAGAAAATGTTTTAGGTTATATAGAAGGTTCTGATCTGAAAGAGGAATTGGTTGTTTTAACCGCCCATTACGATCACCTTGGAGTTCATGACGGCAAAGTATATAACGGAGCGGATGATGATGGATCGGGCACTGTTAGTGTCATTGAATTGTCCAAAGCCTTTGCCCTTGCAAAAAAAGAAGGGGCAGGCCCGCGCAGAAGTATTTTGTTCATGACCGTTGCCGGTGAAGAGAAGGGGCTGTTGGGCTCTGAATATTATGCTGAAAATCCGGTTTACCCGATGAAAAACACAGTTGTTGATCTGAACATTGATATGATAGGCCGGGTTGATGATAGACACAAGGATAGCGTGGATTATATTTATATAATAGGTGCAGATAAATTAAGCAGCGAATTGCATAAGGTTAGCGAAGATGCGAACAAACAATATTGTAAATTAATGCTTGACTACACGTATAATGATATGCATGATGCGAACCGGTTTTATTATCGCTCCGATCATTATAATTTCGCGAAAAAAAACATACCTGTTATTTTTTATTTTAATGGTACTCATGCCGATTATCATCAGGAAAAGGATGAAATAAGTAAAATAAATTTCGAATTGATGGAAAAGCGAGCCCGGCTGGTGTTTTATACCGCCTGGGAACTGGCGAACCGTAACGAACGCATAAAAGTTGACGTGAAACAATAG
- the rpiB gene encoding ribose 5-phosphate isomerase B yields MNKLSVALGSDHAGFALKETLKKYLEEKGYTVKDFGTDSEERADYPDFAHKVATSVENRESEFGLLMCGSGNGINIAANKHKGIRSALCWNREIAKLARQHNAANIMSLPARFIDVDEAKACVDVFFTTSFEGGRHAQRVKKISQGC; encoded by the coding sequence ATGAATAAGTTAAGTGTGGCTTTAGGATCTGATCATGCAGGTTTTGCATTAAAGGAAACATTAAAAAAATACCTGGAAGAAAAGGGGTATACAGTAAAAGATTTCGGAACAGATTCTGAAGAACGGGCAGATTATCCGGATTTTGCCCACAAAGTTGCCACATCAGTTGAAAACAGGGAATCTGAATTTGGCTTGTTAATGTGCGGTAGTGGTAACGGGATAAATATAGCAGCCAATAAGCACAAAGGAATACGTTCGGCACTGTGCTGGAACAGGGAGATCGCTAAACTTGCCCGCCAACATAATGCGGCAAATATAATGAGTTTGCCTGCCCGGTTCATTGATGTGGATGAGGCAAAGGCATGTGTGGATGTTTTTTTTACCACTTCATTTGAAGGAGGAAGACATGCGCAGCGTGTGAAAAAAATTTCGCAGGGATGTTAG